From a region of the Paenibacillus sp. FSL R10-2734 genome:
- a CDS encoding response regulator transcription factor → MKILLVEDDRTIASGLEYSLQQDHFETHLCYDATSAKALLKEQLSELTLCIFDLSLPDGSGYDLCKIVKAQSDIPVIFLTAIDDEVNVVMGLDMGADDYITKPFRIRELLSRIKSVLRRYNKQVQTPSNIELENIRINTLEGKVFKNGDEVLLTALEYRLLLIFANHVGQVLSRNQLLERIWDVAGEFVNDNTLSVYIKRLREKLEDNPQEPTLIKTVRGLGYKVGD, encoded by the coding sequence ATGAAAATTTTACTTGTCGAGGACGATAGAACGATAGCATCAGGACTAGAATATTCATTACAACAAGATCATTTTGAAACCCATTTATGTTATGACGCGACCTCTGCCAAAGCGTTGCTAAAGGAACAATTATCTGAGCTCACTTTATGCATTTTTGACCTTTCGCTTCCGGATGGCAGTGGTTATGATTTGTGCAAGATCGTGAAAGCGCAAAGTGATATACCGGTAATCTTTTTAACGGCGATTGATGATGAGGTCAATGTAGTGATGGGACTTGATATGGGTGCAGATGATTACATAACCAAGCCTTTTCGGATTCGTGAGCTATTATCGCGTATTAAATCCGTCTTAAGAAGATATAACAAGCAGGTTCAGACTCCATCCAATATCGAATTAGAGAACATACGGATTAACACCCTTGAAGGAAAAGTTTTTAAGAATGGAGATGAAGTGCTACTGACAGCATTAGAGTATCGTCTACTACTGATCTTTGCTAATCATGTTGGACAGGTTCTCTCAAGAAATCAATTGCTAGAGCGGATTTGGGATGTAGCTGGAGAATTCGTGAATGATAATACATTGTCAGTTTATATTAAAAGATTAAGGGAAAAGTTAGAAGATAACCCCCAAGAACCTACGCTGATCAAAACAGTTCGAGGGTTGGGTTACAAGGTAGGTGATTAG
- a CDS encoding TetR-like C-terminal domain-containing protein — protein sequence MSDKTYLDLRIRRTRKAIRNALIDLLEEKELNKISINAITQKAEINRATFYLHYKDINDLIDSILNDLLVDLKKILSDKFDESYKSGDELTSLILLLEHIAENSHMYKVLLVTKNIPYFTPKLMDLLYDLILNTTEQQAIQKTEDFLTVDTPSDIAAWYGTSAIIGTISMWLGNDMPYTPKFLAERIIQLNPFIPANNKKKW from the coding sequence ATGTCTGATAAAACATACTTAGACTTACGTATAAGAAGGACAAGGAAAGCAATTCGAAATGCTTTAATAGATTTATTAGAGGAGAAAGAATTAAATAAAATTTCGATCAATGCCATAACGCAAAAGGCTGAAATCAACCGAGCTACATTTTATTTACATTACAAAGATATAAATGATCTTATTGATAGTATTTTGAATGATTTGTTAGTGGATTTAAAGAAGATACTATCAGATAAATTTGATGAATCCTATAAATCCGGGGATGAGCTTACCTCTCTGATTTTATTGTTAGAGCATATTGCAGAAAATTCTCATATGTATAAGGTGCTACTAGTAACCAAAAACATCCCTTATTTCACACCGAAATTAATGGATCTGCTATATGACTTGATTTTAAATACAACAGAACAACAAGCTATTCAAAAAACAGAAGATTTCTTAACCGTAGATACTCCTTCGGATATTGCAGCTTGGTATGGAACATCAGCTATTATTGGCACGATTTCCATGTGGCTTGGCAATGATATGCCTTATACACCTAAGTTTTTAGCAGAACGAATCATACAGTTAAATCCATTTATTCCTGCAAACAATAAAAAGAAGTGGTGA
- a CDS encoding zinc-binding dehydrogenase produces MMKVGIYHGQNSVGIEERPIPQVGAKDALVRILAGGICGTDINIVKAGTEMGIRFGSEFGHEMFGEITLLGPYAEKDLKVGMRVGVNPITAKRAGRRYSLEVGAFSEYVLIEDAALNYNLYEFNDSVSATEAVLMEPMSVGFHGAFSVQPKQGEKIVVLGAGPIGLSAAAGLIGEGIKDVCVVDIDNWRLDKAKELGALTVNTSTESLAEGLIKHFGEVNVYGVSVPNVDAFVDAAGAPILFEQVMQIVKPQARIAIIAVYKNEVPISLAQVMSKEVNIIGASGYTHEDIVKVIDHINAKKTNISTMVTQTYKLDDIQDAFDKAIAAKETIKVIVDLT; encoded by the coding sequence ATGATGAAAGTCGGTATTTATCACGGTCAAAATAGTGTGGGCATAGAAGAGCGTCCGATACCTCAAGTGGGAGCTAAAGATGCGTTGGTTCGTATTTTAGCGGGTGGAATTTGTGGTACAGATATTAATATAGTAAAAGCAGGAACAGAAATGGGTATCCGTTTCGGTTCAGAATTTGGACATGAAATGTTTGGTGAAATCACCCTGTTAGGTCCCTATGCAGAAAAGGATTTGAAAGTTGGCATGCGAGTAGGAGTTAATCCAATTACTGCAAAACGTGCAGGTCGTCGTTATTCATTAGAGGTAGGTGCCTTCTCAGAATATGTCTTAATTGAAGACGCAGCACTTAATTATAATTTATATGAATTCAATGATTCAGTTTCGGCAACAGAAGCCGTATTAATGGAACCTATGAGTGTAGGTTTTCATGGAGCTTTTAGCGTCCAGCCCAAACAAGGTGAGAAGATCGTAGTTCTCGGAGCTGGTCCTATTGGTTTATCTGCTGCTGCTGGATTAATTGGTGAAGGCATTAAAGATGTTTGTGTAGTGGATATTGACAACTGGCGTTTGGATAAAGCAAAAGAATTAGGCGCGTTAACAGTTAATACGTCGACTGAATCATTGGCAGAGGGTTTAATCAAACACTTTGGCGAAGTGAACGTATACGGTGTGAGTGTACCGAATGTTGATGCTTTTGTGGATGCAGCAGGTGCTCCGATATTGTTTGAACAAGTGATGCAGATTGTGAAGCCACAAGCACGAATTGCAATTATTGCCGTTTATAAAAATGAGGTACCCATAAGTCTCGCTCAAGTGATGAGCAAAGAAGTGAACATTATTGGGGCAAGTGGATATACACACGAAGATATTGTAAAAGTCATTGATCATATTAATGCCAAGAAAACGAATATCTCTACAATGGTGACACAGACGTACAAATTGGACGATATTCAAGATGCTTTTGATAAAGCCATTGCAGCCAAAGAAACGATTAAGGTTATTGTGGATTTGACTTAA
- a CDS encoding FtsX-like permease family protein, with product MNIVNKLTLRHLKQNKRRTLVTIIGVIISVAMITAVATLGVSFLELMKKQSISTNGEWHVQYKNVTKDQLKAIEADGATKTLVISSERGYAPLEGGKNENKPYWFIKEYNAAGFKQFPIELLEGRLPKANNEVVISEEIAKNAKLSYKIGETLTLDVGERVVTSDDENNGQPLSQNERLRTEGDTLKETIIHKKPRSYTIVGLIKRPTWEPTWSPGYTALSYVDESLIGAAEKITATVVLNKVDSSIYKHAEELAKDNNIESISYNSSLLRYYGVTNSDGLRDTLLSLSVIVMTVIIIGSVSLIYNAFAISVSERARHLGMLSSVGATKRQKQNSVFFEGMIIGLISIPIGIICGIAGIGITFIFINSMIQDVLGITEQLTLVVTPISLLIACVVSILTIFISTYLPARKASKISAIDAIRQTTEVKLSGKAVKTSKFVRKLFGIEAEIGLKNLKRNKRRYQATVFSLVISILLFLAVSSFTDNMRRSVELSQDGLNYDIQVYMGNENSQKVDRLTKSISSLPNVTEYNVVRDLSLSSWIDEKYMAKELHEIVQKDKSILKNGKYPYYVQIHALNEQSLKTYAETVGANYEQLMDPDQMSAILIDTVTYEDEVAKKIVETKALHSEIGQKLDLIYTDWDTEKETKLPPVEIVALTDKRPMGVHSALVGGLNFIVSEQVFDQLTNDTMLKDIQSRLNLNSSDPLATQQAIEEMRERNVYVQNVYQNRQNSEQMIMLMSIFTYGFIALITSISIANIFNTISTSISLRKREFAMLKSVGMTPQGFNKMINYESIFYGIKSLLYGLPISIVVMYLIYRSMMSSFSYGFTLPWMSILYVIVAVFIIVSSAMLYSSSKVKKENIIDALKQENI from the coding sequence GTGAATATCGTAAATAAATTAACCCTTAGACATTTGAAACAGAATAAGCGAAGAACACTGGTTACCATTATCGGAGTTATTATTTCTGTGGCTATGATCACAGCCGTTGCAACGCTTGGTGTTTCTTTTTTGGAGTTAATGAAAAAGCAGAGTATTTCAACTAATGGAGAATGGCATGTCCAATACAAAAATGTTACTAAGGATCAGCTCAAAGCGATAGAAGCGGATGGTGCAACTAAAACGCTCGTCATATCAAGCGAACGTGGCTATGCGCCTTTAGAAGGCGGAAAGAATGAGAACAAGCCTTATTGGTTTATCAAGGAATATAATGCGGCTGGTTTCAAGCAATTTCCGATTGAACTTCTTGAGGGAAGACTCCCAAAGGCTAATAATGAAGTTGTTATTTCCGAGGAAATCGCAAAAAATGCTAAATTAAGCTACAAGATTGGCGAAACATTAACACTCGATGTCGGGGAACGTGTTGTTACTAGTGATGATGAAAATAATGGTCAGCCCTTATCTCAGAACGAACGATTACGGACTGAAGGTGATACCTTAAAGGAAACGATCATCCATAAAAAACCTAGAAGCTACACGATTGTGGGATTGATAAAGCGTCCTACTTGGGAACCAACTTGGTCTCCGGGCTATACTGCCTTAAGTTATGTGGATGAAAGCTTGATTGGAGCAGCTGAAAAAATCACTGCGACGGTTGTATTAAACAAGGTGGACAGCTCCATATACAAGCACGCAGAGGAATTGGCAAAAGACAACAATATAGAGTCGATTTCTTATAATAGTAGCCTGCTGCGCTATTATGGTGTGACGAATAGCGATGGCTTACGTGATACACTTCTTTCATTGTCAGTCATCGTTATGACTGTGATAATCATTGGTTCTGTTTCTTTAATCTATAATGCTTTCGCGATTTCTGTCTCGGAACGTGCACGTCATTTAGGAATGCTTTCTAGTGTGGGAGCTACGAAAAGGCAAAAGCAGAATTCGGTATTTTTTGAAGGAATGATCATTGGATTAATTAGTATTCCTATTGGGATCATTTGCGGCATTGCTGGAATTGGGATCACTTTTATATTTATTAACTCGATGATTCAAGACGTATTAGGGATTACGGAACAATTAACATTAGTCGTAACACCTATTTCCCTACTTATCGCTTGCGTGGTTTCAATACTGACGATTTTTATATCCACCTATCTTCCAGCCAGAAAAGCTTCTAAGATCTCAGCAATTGATGCAATTAGACAAACGACTGAGGTTAAGCTTTCTGGGAAAGCGGTGAAAACATCCAAGTTCGTTCGTAAGTTGTTTGGAATTGAAGCAGAAATTGGTTTGAAGAATTTAAAGAGAAATAAACGCAGGTACCAAGCAACCGTGTTCTCACTAGTCATCAGCATTTTATTATTTTTAGCTGTATCCTCGTTTACAGATAATATGAGAAGGTCGGTAGAACTCTCACAGGATGGTTTGAATTATGATATTCAGGTCTATATGGGGAATGAGAATTCACAAAAAGTTGATCGGTTAACAAAATCGATATCAAGCTTGCCGAATGTAACAGAATATAATGTGGTTAGAGATCTTAGCTTGAGTTCATGGATTGATGAAAAATATATGGCTAAAGAATTGCATGAGATCGTGCAGAAGGATAAGAGTATTCTAAAGAATGGTAAATATCCTTACTATGTTCAGATCCATGCACTAAATGAACAGAGTTTGAAGACATATGCAGAAACGGTCGGTGCAAATTATGAGCAACTAATGGATCCCGATCAAATGTCTGCCATTCTGATTGATACAGTCACCTATGAGGATGAGGTAGCCAAAAAGATTGTTGAGACCAAAGCTCTTCATTCGGAGATCGGCCAGAAGCTTGATTTAATTTATACGGATTGGGATACAGAAAAAGAGACGAAATTACCACCAGTAGAAATCGTCGCATTAACTGATAAGCGTCCTATGGGTGTTCATTCAGCATTGGTCGGCGGGCTAAATTTCATTGTCTCTGAACAGGTCTTCGATCAATTAACGAATGATACAATGCTTAAAGACATTCAAAGCCGACTTAACCTAAATAGCTCAGATCCATTAGCGACCCAACAAGCCATAGAGGAAATGAGAGAGCGGAATGTCTATGTTCAAAATGTGTATCAAAATAGACAAAATAGCGAGCAGATGATTATGTTAATGTCTATTTTCACCTATGGTTTTATTGCTTTAATTACTTCAATATCGATTGCGAATATCTTTAATACGATATCAACAAGCATATCTCTTCGTAAAAGAGAATTTGCGATGCTGAAATCGGTGGGGATGACGCCGCAGGGCTTTAATAAAATGATTAATTATGAAAGTATCTTCTATGGGATAAAATCATTACTTTATGGGCTTCCGATAAGCATAGTCGTTATGTACTTGATCTATAGATCCATGATGAGTAGTTTCTCCTATGGATTCACACTTCCTTGGATGAGTATCTTGTATGTCATAGTGGCTGTATTTATCATCGTTAGCTCAGCCATGCTGTACTCCAGTTCAAAAGTGAAGAAGGAGAACATTATTGATGCATTAAAACAGGAAAATATATAA
- a CDS encoding HAMP domain-containing sensor histidine kinase — MLRNREFRWLLLTMCLISLVATVVASFISLETAWITAVTSALLIGCSVLFTHWRYGEIEKLSGYLRQISSGNYTLDVRDNQEGELSILKNDIYKVTLMLSEQSALLQEDKMKLTNAISDISHQLKTPLTSMTVMADLLSDPDLNVEKRMEFTRKISLQLERIGWLVSSLLKFSKIDAGTIHFKKDQIQVSKLVQKSLEPMLIPMDIKEQRISIDGADTTTFVGDLNWTAEALINILKNCVEHTPAGGEIKISFAENTLFTEIVIADNGKGIPKAEIPYIFKRFYKGKNANEDSVGIGLALAQSIVTGQNGTIDVKSEVGMGTQFQIKFYKQVI, encoded by the coding sequence ATGCTTCGTAATAGAGAATTTAGATGGTTATTATTAACGATGTGCTTGATCAGTCTTGTGGCCACAGTAGTAGCGTCATTTATATCGTTAGAGACGGCGTGGATCACAGCTGTGACTTCAGCTTTGCTGATTGGTTGCAGTGTATTATTTACCCACTGGAGATACGGTGAAATTGAAAAGCTTTCAGGGTATCTACGTCAAATCAGTAGTGGGAATTATACGCTCGATGTTCGTGATAACCAGGAAGGTGAGCTTAGTATCCTGAAGAATGACATCTATAAAGTGACGCTAATGTTATCCGAACAGAGCGCTCTATTACAAGAAGATAAAATGAAACTCACCAATGCAATTTCGGATATCTCTCATCAGCTCAAAACCCCGCTAACCTCCATGACCGTGATGGCAGATTTATTAAGCGACCCTGACTTGAACGTTGAGAAGAGAATGGAGTTTACGAGGAAAATTAGCCTTCAACTCGAACGAATTGGATGGCTGGTCTCCTCATTATTAAAGTTCTCCAAGATCGATGCTGGAACCATTCATTTTAAAAAAGATCAAATACAGGTGAGTAAGCTAGTTCAGAAATCATTAGAGCCCATGTTAATTCCAATGGATATTAAAGAACAAAGAATCTCGATTGATGGAGCTGATACCACCACATTCGTGGGCGATCTCAATTGGACAGCTGAGGCTTTGATTAATATTCTCAAAAACTGTGTAGAGCACACACCTGCAGGTGGAGAAATCAAGATTTCTTTTGCGGAAAATACGTTGTTTACGGAAATTGTCATTGCTGATAACGGCAAAGGAATCCCCAAGGCAGAGATCCCCTATATTTTCAAACGATTCTACAAGGGTAAGAATGCAAACGAGGATAGTGTTGGGATAGGGCTCGCCTTAGCACAAAGTATTGTCACCGGACAAAACGGAACGATCGATGTGAAGAGTGAAGTAGGAATGGGTACACAATTTCAGATCAAATTTTATAAGCAAGTCATTTAG
- a CDS encoding GNAT family N-acetyltransferase, translating into MHEIPHKDYYKLKPLLKGEHPHPEILSIIEGNNPGWIFVDQLTAPKSALVWSQGIEGFYLIGDHNNQDFIHALDSYVTSHIVPRMKELGMEHFEVSGEHDEWNLELMFPSRKLYPYEQMVYKLLQNPPAALTNGIKTINLKTQDWENLDLKHIEFIHENIDLFWSSKEDFAEKGYGYAAVEGSEIMGVCYSSFVTQDTHAIGIETLPEYQKQGVGTHLATLVVEDVLANGFIPYWDCSLDNEGSQKSALRLGFQQVHQYKCGAFAI; encoded by the coding sequence ATGCATGAAATACCTCATAAGGATTATTATAAACTGAAGCCACTGCTTAAAGGAGAGCATCCTCATCCCGAAATCCTCTCGATTATTGAAGGAAATAATCCAGGTTGGATCTTTGTCGATCAACTTACAGCACCAAAGAGTGCGTTAGTGTGGAGTCAGGGGATTGAAGGGTTTTACCTTATCGGCGATCATAACAATCAAGACTTTATCCATGCATTGGACAGTTATGTAACTAGTCATATTGTACCGAGAATGAAGGAGCTTGGGATGGAACATTTCGAAGTTTCTGGTGAGCATGATGAATGGAATCTGGAATTGATGTTTCCTTCTAGGAAGCTATATCCTTATGAACAGATGGTGTATAAGTTACTTCAGAACCCACCTGCGGCGCTGACTAATGGGATTAAAACTATAAATCTTAAAACGCAGGATTGGGAGAACTTAGATCTAAAGCATATAGAATTTATACATGAGAATATTGATTTGTTCTGGTCATCGAAAGAAGACTTTGCGGAAAAAGGCTACGGATATGCTGCTGTTGAAGGTTCTGAAATTATGGGAGTGTGCTATTCTAGTTTTGTGACACAGGATACACACGCAATCGGCATTGAAACCCTTCCTGAATATCAGAAACAAGGAGTGGGAACTCATTTAGCGACGTTAGTAGTTGAGGATGTGCTTGCCAATGGCTTTATTCCTTACTGGGATTGTTCACTAGATAATGAAGGCTCCCAAAAATCAGCACTTCGACTAGGCTTTCAGCAGGTACATCAATATAAGTGTGGTGCTTTTGCGATATGA
- a CDS encoding DUF2935 domain-containing protein, translating to MPDPFVARSLDEIRFWSRIMKEHSLFLKLGFRCEDTQLINEANHFYALFEGIENRSLGFTVDSDPAVIRKFNEEVHSAASHIWAFKRKILGLILQCKLPGGTNFPLLVDHVSREANYFRNRLEELNQGRLDPLPDAIINENVFFLRIMADHAKFIGHLLDPSERQLVEQARNFSHDFDTLLYQAIDLSSMRPQSQTKPLLDQQLDENKVSVIALRDFKKTARDLIEECRIKSIIHPLLADHVFREAERFLYIIDAFEASLNRNKQIV from the coding sequence ATGCCGGATCCTTTTGTAGCGCGATCACTAGATGAAATAAGATTCTGGTCACGGATCATGAAAGAACACTCATTATTTCTTAAATTAGGGTTTCGTTGTGAAGACACGCAACTAATTAATGAAGCGAACCATTTCTATGCCCTATTTGAAGGTATTGAGAACAGATCGCTCGGATTTACTGTTGATTCTGATCCAGCAGTGATACGAAAGTTTAATGAGGAGGTTCATAGTGCAGCTTCACACATCTGGGCATTCAAAAGAAAAATATTAGGCTTAATTCTTCAATGTAAACTACCAGGAGGAACGAATTTCCCCCTATTAGTCGATCATGTCAGTAGGGAAGCCAATTATTTTCGAAATCGACTGGAAGAACTAAATCAAGGTAGGCTTGACCCTTTACCTGACGCAATTATCAATGAAAATGTCTTCTTCCTACGTATAATGGCGGACCATGCCAAATTTATTGGACATTTATTGGACCCATCTGAACGTCAACTCGTTGAACAGGCAAGAAATTTCAGCCATGATTTCGATACATTGTTGTATCAAGCGATTGATCTCAGCTCCATGCGCCCTCAATCCCAAACTAAACCCCTGCTAGATCAGCAGCTTGACGAGAATAAAGTTTCGGTTATAGCCCTCCGTGATTTCAAGAAAACGGCTCGAGATCTTATTGAAGAATGTCGCATAAAAAGCATCATTCATCCGCTTCTTGCAGATCATGTATTCCGAGAAGCAGAAAGATTCCTCTATATTATTGATGCATTTGAAGCCTCTTTGAATAGGAATAAACAAATCGTATAG
- a CDS encoding protoporphyrinogen oxidase has protein sequence MRTVVVIGGGITGLSTAYYLQKSIEHNKLDIKIILIEASDRLGGKIRTLQHEDFIMESGADSIVTRKTNVAPLIEELGMQDEVVYNATGTSFIYTEGELKQIPKDAVFGIPLSIESLATTDLISAEGKVEALKDFYTPNNRFTKNDSVGDFLEAFLGKELVEKQISPVLSGVYSGKLSELTIASTLPYLIDYKNEYGSIIQGLSANKAKFQGNGDKKFMSFKSGVSALIDSMEEHLSDTEIIKGIRAERIEKHGEQYQVSLADGRIIESDVVVLGTMHATAQALLQDEELDEDFNQLFNSSMISVYIGFDIPDSELPANGTGFITANSDDVLCNACTWTSRKWEHTSEQQRLLVRLFYKSSGPHYESLIKLSEEELLEVALKDIQASLGITGLPVTYDVTKWHDVMPNYHIRHHQIVVSLEKKMSDKYPNVILAGCSYYGVGIPDCIANGEKTAERILEQLILI, from the coding sequence TTGAGAACGGTCGTCGTAATTGGCGGGGGAATAACTGGATTGTCTACCGCTTACTATTTACAGAAATCTATAGAGCATAATAAATTGGATATAAAAATTATTTTGATTGAAGCCAGCGATAGACTGGGCGGTAAAATCAGAACATTACAGCATGAAGACTTCATCATGGAGTCAGGCGCTGATTCTATTGTCACGCGCAAAACGAATGTTGCCCCATTGATTGAAGAGCTAGGTATGCAAGATGAAGTTGTATATAATGCGACAGGAACATCATTTATCTATACAGAAGGAGAGCTAAAGCAAATCCCGAAAGATGCAGTCTTTGGCATCCCTCTCAGTATTGAATCACTTGCCACAACAGACCTGATTTCAGCTGAAGGAAAGGTGGAAGCACTCAAAGATTTCTATACTCCGAATAATAGGTTTACGAAAAATGATTCCGTGGGTGATTTTCTAGAAGCATTTCTAGGAAAAGAATTAGTTGAAAAGCAAATATCGCCTGTACTTTCAGGTGTCTATTCCGGGAAATTGAGTGAACTTACGATTGCCTCAACACTTCCTTATTTGATTGATTATAAGAATGAATACGGCAGCATTATTCAGGGACTATCTGCTAATAAAGCCAAATTCCAAGGGAATGGCGATAAGAAGTTTATGTCTTTTAAGAGTGGCGTATCTGCTTTGATCGACTCTATGGAAGAACATCTGTCTGATACGGAGATCATCAAAGGAATTCGTGCAGAAAGAATTGAAAAACATGGAGAGCAGTATCAAGTAAGTTTGGCAGATGGACGAATCATAGAATCCGATGTTGTCGTGCTCGGAACGATGCATGCTACTGCACAAGCTCTACTCCAAGATGAAGAGCTGGATGAAGATTTCAATCAGTTGTTTAACAGTTCTATGATTAGTGTATATATAGGGTTTGATATTCCGGACAGTGAGCTGCCGGCAAATGGGACAGGATTTATTACAGCGAATAGTGACGATGTTCTATGTAATGCTTGTACGTGGACAAGTCGCAAGTGGGAGCACACGTCAGAACAACAGCGTCTGCTTGTTAGACTCTTTTATAAGAGCTCGGGACCCCATTATGAATCCTTGATTAAGCTTTCAGAAGAGGAACTATTGGAGGTGGCTTTGAAAGACATTCAGGCCAGTCTCGGGATTACAGGACTGCCAGTCACCTACGATGTAACCAAATGGCATGATGTAATGCCAAATTATCACATCCGTCATCATCAAATTGTAGTATCCTTAGAGAAGAAGATGTCAGATAAGTATCCAAATGTAATTCTTGCCGGATGCTCTTATTATGGTGTGGGCATTCCAGATTGTATTGCGAATGGAGAGAAGACAGCGGAGCGCATTTTGGAGCAACTGATTTTAATTTGA
- a CDS encoding CD3324 family protein, whose product MKYVNADTIFPKELLEEIQKYINGGMVYIPKPEESHVKWGEKSGSRKYLRTRNIEICLRFAVGATVDQLSDEYCLSRDSIRKSCIPKNSYKPKAASEEALRGFF is encoded by the coding sequence ATGAAATATGTAAATGCAGATACGATTTTCCCTAAAGAATTATTAGAGGAAATTCAGAAATATATTAACGGTGGTATGGTTTATATCCCTAAGCCTGAAGAATCACATGTAAAATGGGGCGAAAAGTCAGGGAGCAGAAAATACTTAAGAACTAGAAACATTGAGATCTGTCTAAGGTTTGCTGTTGGTGCAACGGTTGACCAGCTTTCAGATGAATATTGTCTTTCTAGGGATAGTATAAGAAAATCGTGTATACCAAAAAATAGTTATAAGCCAAAAGCCGCGTCAGAGGAAGCTCTGCGTGGCTTTTTTTGA
- a CDS encoding ABC transporter ATP-binding protein — translation MDILKIEHLSKIYGKGETAVKALDDVSFSIKKGEFVAIIGPSGSGKSTILHLLGGVDRPTSGKVFVDNTDIYDLNETQLAIFRRRQIGLIYQFYNLIPVLTVEENITLPLLLDQHKVDKKQFADTVKALNLENRLNHLPNQLSGGQQQRVSIGRALISNPAIMLADEPTGNLDSKNSSEIIDLLKMFNKTYNQTLIVITHDERIALQADRVITIEDGRIAKDEVIRP, via the coding sequence ATGGACATTTTAAAGATTGAACATCTGTCTAAAATATATGGAAAAGGTGAAACAGCGGTAAAGGCACTGGATGATGTATCTTTTTCGATTAAAAAAGGGGAATTCGTAGCAATTATCGGGCCATCTGGCTCCGGAAAATCAACCATTCTGCACTTATTAGGTGGGGTGGATAGACCCACAAGTGGCAAAGTATTCGTAGATAATACGGATATTTACGATTTAAACGAAACACAGCTGGCGATCTTTAGACGCAGACAAATTGGTCTGATTTATCAATTCTATAATCTTATACCGGTACTTACGGTTGAAGAGAACATCACGCTCCCTTTACTGCTTGATCAGCACAAGGTGGATAAGAAACAATTTGCGGATACAGTGAAGGCGTTAAACCTAGAAAATCGTCTAAACCATCTCCCAAATCAGCTCTCCGGTGGGCAACAGCAGCGGGTCTCCATTGGTAGAGCTTTAATTAGTAATCCCGCAATCATGCTGGCAGATGAGCCAACTGGTAATCTGGACAGTAAGAACAGTAGTGAAATTATCGATCTATTAAAAATGTTCAACAAAACCTATAATCAAACGCTGATCGTCATTACACATGATGAACGGATTGCATTACAAGCGGATCGAGTGATTACCATTGAAGATGGGAGGATCGCCAAAGATGAGGTGATTCGTCCGTGA